A genomic segment from Catenulispora sp. MAP5-51 encodes:
- a CDS encoding helix-turn-helix transcriptional regulator, translated as MTETSERGAAEGSRRAELAAFLKTRRAKIQPGDVGLPDGVRRRAAGLRREEVAQLAGVGLSWYTWLEQGRAINASTQVLDALATTLRMDPVEREHLHVLAGAVPLRGQADDLVIPDAVFAILRSLDPLPATLATSRLDTLGTNEAFQVLFAGWHDLGCLHHNGLWCTITEPNARRWLPDYDDDIAYLVARLRSNYARHIGDPEWEANIARLSATSPEFAKIWARQEVAEPCLRSRRVMHPDLVQRRIDPSGVMRL; from the coding sequence ATGACCGAAACAAGCGAGCGCGGCGCTGCCGAGGGGAGCCGGCGGGCCGAACTGGCCGCGTTCCTCAAGACCCGGCGCGCGAAGATCCAGCCCGGAGACGTCGGCCTGCCCGACGGCGTCCGGCGGCGGGCCGCGGGACTGCGGCGCGAAGAGGTCGCGCAGCTCGCCGGGGTAGGGCTGTCCTGGTACACGTGGCTGGAACAGGGCAGGGCGATCAACGCCAGCACGCAGGTCCTGGACGCGCTGGCCACGACGCTGCGCATGGACCCGGTCGAGCGCGAGCACCTGCACGTCCTGGCCGGAGCCGTCCCGCTGCGCGGCCAGGCCGACGACCTCGTGATTCCCGACGCGGTCTTCGCCATCCTGCGTTCGCTCGACCCACTGCCGGCGACGCTCGCGACAAGCCGCCTGGACACGCTCGGCACCAACGAGGCCTTCCAGGTCCTCTTCGCCGGCTGGCACGACCTGGGCTGCCTGCACCACAACGGGCTGTGGTGCACCATCACCGAGCCGAACGCCCGCCGATGGCTGCCGGACTACGACGACGACATCGCCTACCTCGTGGCGAGGCTGCGCAGCAACTACGCCCGCCACATCGGCGACCCGGAGTGGGAGGCGAACATCGCCCGCCTGTCGGCCACCTCGCCGGAGTTCGCCAAGATCTGGGCGCGGCAAGAGGTCGCCGAGCCCTGCCTGCGGTCACGGCGGGTCATGCATCCCGACCTAGTGCAGCGCCGCATTGATCCTTCGGGGGTCATGCGGCTTTGA
- a CDS encoding SAM-dependent methyltransferase, which produces MKHRPAWAPDEVDIERPSVARMYDYFLGGSHNFPSDRDLAEQAQKAFPDAPHVVRANRSFLGRAVAALCALGVEQFLDLGSGIPTVGNVHEIVAARRPGARTVYVDSDPVAIAHASVLLRDRNGVAVVHADLRDPEAVLHEAVHAGGLDLALPVAVLLVSVLPFIPDEDDPARIVAAYRDATIPGSHLVMSHGTNEYRPKQVGDVETVYAKTTQPGVFRGKAEIGRFFEGYDLLEPGLVDIVHWRPEPEALRTDPLGGDVARYSLIAGVGRRLV; this is translated from the coding sequence ATGAAGCATCGGCCGGCATGGGCGCCGGATGAGGTCGACATCGAGCGTCCATCAGTGGCGCGGATGTATGACTACTTCCTCGGCGGTTCTCACAACTTCCCGTCAGACCGGGATCTTGCCGAACAGGCGCAGAAGGCGTTCCCGGACGCGCCTCACGTCGTGCGGGCCAATCGGTCGTTCCTGGGCCGAGCCGTCGCCGCGTTGTGTGCGCTCGGCGTCGAGCAGTTCCTCGACCTCGGCTCCGGGATTCCCACCGTCGGCAACGTCCACGAGATCGTCGCCGCGCGCAGGCCCGGGGCTCGCACGGTGTACGTCGATTCCGACCCGGTGGCCATCGCTCACGCCTCGGTGCTGTTGCGGGACAGAAACGGTGTCGCCGTCGTGCACGCCGACCTGCGAGATCCCGAGGCGGTCCTGCACGAGGCGGTCCACGCCGGAGGACTCGATCTCGCCCTTCCAGTGGCGGTTCTGCTGGTCTCGGTGTTGCCGTTCATACCGGACGAGGACGACCCGGCCCGGATCGTGGCGGCCTACCGGGATGCCACCATCCCGGGCTCCCACCTGGTCATGAGCCACGGCACCAACGAATACCGGCCCAAGCAGGTCGGCGACGTCGAGACCGTCTATGCCAAGACCACGCAGCCTGGCGTGTTCCGCGGCAAGGCTGAGATCGGGCGCTTCTTCGAAGGGTACGACCTGCTCGAGCCGGGTCTGGTGGACATCGTTCATTGGAGGCCGGAACCCGAAGCGCTGCGGACAGACCCGCTCGGCGGCGACGTCGCTCGCTACAGTCTGATCGCCGGAGTGGGCAGACGGCTCGTGTAG